Below is a genomic region from Syngnathoides biaculeatus isolate LvHL_M chromosome 5, ASM1980259v1, whole genome shotgun sequence.
AAGACCAACATTAATTTTCTCTTCACTCTTCAATTTGTGGATtatacttgatttaaaaaatgaacacgGTTGAATTTACTCATCCGTTGTATcgtgtatttgaaaaaaataatgataacaaaaatttaactccCCTTGGGTTTTTCTGTTTCAGTTTTCCGGAATGACGTCTATTGCGTCACTCTCGCCCAACATGGCGGAcacgaaaaacacaaacatggatTCCAGTAAGAGTAAAGCTTCTCCTAATGCGCATAGACGACGCGCCGAAGAAGATTCTCAGAGAAAAGACCAACATAAAGACAAGAAAGATGGACCTGAAAGCTGCACTACCGCGCAGTATTGTGAAAAGCTGCAGGCGTGGATGTGTCAGTACTCCACCGGCTATGTGACTTGGCAGAGCTGGCTGGCGGCGTCGGCGGCTATGTCCCACCCGTCTGCGCTTCAATCGCACAACGGAACGTCGACGCCACGTCTCGAGTCCAACGGGCAGTATTTCGGTGCCGCGTTTTCGCCCAACGCGCCTGCTTCGGGCTCCCAGAGTAGTCGACAAGGTgacgccgctgccgccgccgcccccgcccccggtGGGGCTGCGGTGCCGACTCGGCCGCAGCAGCTGCCACAGGAGAATGGAAATGCGCGGAGGCCAGGTAAGACGAGGAAATCAGAACGTGCAATTACACTGAGCTCTACATTCCCCACCTAAGTGTCTTGAAATAGCATCTAAGTTTCTGCGCTAATTTCTGCATGGACTTCTTGACCCGTTCTTGTAATCCTCTCCCCAGGTCGAGAGTACACGATCCCCTCGCCTCTCCAAAGACTCCTGGCTGAAATCGTGGATTTCTTCATTCTGTTCTTCATTAAAGCGaccattattattagtattatgcACCTGAGTGGAATCAAGTAAGTTTAAACAATAGCAAAGGTCCTACAAAATATCCTGgtttactttttcttctttaaattaGGGATGTGTCTAAGTTCGCCATGCATTTTATCGTGGATGAAATCGACGAGGAAACGTCGATGGAGGAGCTGCAGAAAATGATGCTGGTTGCTCTTGTGTACcccatatttgtgtgtttttacgaGGTAAGGACGAAGGAATCACGAGTGTTGATACCTCTTCGGTCCTAACAAAATCCATTTGGAGAAGACGGTCAATGTTCAAGGTGTAAATCATTTTCTCATTCACTGGTTGACCGCAGGGGTCACTTGTGCTAGTCCTCAGTTaactagtcactcacatttgatgagcgCGACCGCGCCCcgtcgcgctcgcaaatctgcacagtcgagcacgaaaaatcatgcgcgtaaaatttgttacgagtcgaaaaaatagatattgcagggatgagaattttccgccgatcggtggatttccaactttttcagaccaaaatgaccattctcgagataagcgcaaatccgttgaaaatttcagggggggtaggggtagggtatcgtgcgcctgcctctcggtggtgggctccgagctgcaagttcagcttagtgctagcacaagcacgactaacatatgccgttctaacttgctcggtagtgtaaatatttgcattttgcgacataaacattaaaacctgTTTgtggcagattactcgattggacaacacagttatacagtataacgatccaattgtgttagtggttaatcgagtttcaccattgccatgtacgtgttcccggttctcagaaatcgcggtggaacttgttagttagccaagtaatggcgcgtgggacttagatagcacgaactgagcgacggtgtgttcaaagttttacgatggcgaaagtgttaggaaaaaaaggacgaagatcgagcgagggcaattgacaaggatgctggaaactgtttcagacgggcatggcttgaaaaaagtgtaaccgtgcggataggaccgaaaacggtatcaacatgtctaacccggaaacaggaaatgcaagttcaccgtactgagcatgtacggaagggATGCCAAAtgcgcatgttccgagctgcttcacgtactgcacatttacgtcgaaagtcatcaacatcatgagccatgtcaaaggaaattcagttacaccgggggtgctcaatgcgtcgatcccGAGGCAgtttttggttgatcgtgtgattCCGTgccccccaaataaataaataaaatcacacacaaaggcgcgttctagcaagccaacctactatttacggcagtcacgGCGATGTGTGCGTGCACCCCCCTTTACGGGCTTTAAGAAGATATAGACttcattaatggattgacaatcGATAACGCCGTAAATTTACCCTAAAtgataacaatacatcacgacaggaatgtttgttccaatgtatcgctagcttgttgccacgaacgccgattacgTTGAacaaaactttcagcattttcaaaacattgcgggtatagacagtttgtttattccttgacaggccagtgcatttaacttttcttcagataaagtttgtcagatcaagaatgaaaaatattaaataccgttttatatcatgttctattaatatcagttgaaactggaaatcatcatttctgaggttgaaatttttgttttctattttagttttagttttgaatttacagttatattaatccagtaagttatttcaaGGTCTTGAGATTGGATCCCTAATCACGCTCGCAAATTTATCTGCGAACGTGACTGACCAcccccgtacatttttcaaatgggagTGACTCCGTACTCTAGCCACTGTTACCAGTTCTGATTTTCCCCCCTCTGAGCTGCCAAGTTGATCCACTACTGATGTTCCTCTGCAGATTGTGTGTATTTGGGGAGCGGGAGGAGCCACCCCAGGAAAATTCCTGATTGGACTTCGAGTTGTGACGTGCGACTCGTCGGTTCTGGTTCAGCCCAACCGGGTCCTCGTGGTGCCGGCAACCGACGTGTCGCTGTCTGCGTAAGTGCTgcgattttttttcccgataAGGATTTTAAAATCCCCCAAATGTAACTAATGTACGTGTATTTAATAAGTACTTTTTCAACGTAAGATATACATATTAaattttgagcttttttttcgGTGCTGAAGTAATAAATTGACGCAAATTATGGAACCCAACCGAGTAAGGTCGGACTGGTCAAAGTATGTGTGGTGGTTTGTGTTGGGAGGGGGGAATCTGTGGCTGCAGCGAGCTGAAGTCAGAGTTATTATATcgaagtggggggtggggggatcaTAGTATCATATTAATATTTTGTGAAACCAGTACTGGAACAAAAACGAGTTAAGTTTTGCTACATGTTTTCAATTGGAAAAGAACTTGGGGGCGGGAGGGACAACAACTTAAAAGCCAGTACAGTAAACACCGACTGAGCcttcccacaaccctcgtggggataagatgcaaagaaaatgaatggatggatatttgagcCCTGCCATTAAAAGCACCAATTAATTTACACCAGCCCTAAAAATGTTCATAATTGCctgtattccatccatccatttttcttcactggttatccccacaagggtctggggggggagagagctggagcctatcccagctgtcaacgggcaggaggcaaggtacaccctgaactggtcgccagccaatcgcaggtcagaCAGCCGCAGTCttaatcacacgtaggggcaatttagagtgtccaattaatgttgaatgtttttgagatgtgggaggaaaccggagtgtccggaggaaacccacgcaggcacagggagaacatttaaACTCCACGCAGACGGGGCCCAGAtcgaatccaggtcctcagaactgtgaggccaatgctttaccagatgaGCCACCATGCCCCCATAATTTGAATTGTGAATTTACcacaaacttcttcttcttttccttttggcttgtcccgttaggggtcgccacagtgcgtcatctcagatgaacgcacatttgtttggcacttttttttttttttttaacgccggatgcccttcctgacgcaacccctctgcattttagccggggagagaagcttacagcacctggtattcccaggcggtctcccatccaagtactaaccagggccgaatccgcttagcttccgagatcgggcgttctcagggtagcgtggccgtaagcaatttaccacaaaatatgattccaAACTCATTTTATGACGTtatcctttaaaataaatggcttTGGGGGGGAAA
It encodes:
- the LOC133501475 gene encoding protein FAM8A1-like; its protein translation is MTSIASLSPNMADTKNTNMDSSKSKASPNAHRRRAEEDSQRKDQHKDKKDGPESCTTAQYCEKLQAWMCQYSTGYVTWQSWLAASAAMSHPSALQSHNGTSTPRLESNGQYFGAAFSPNAPASGSQSSRQGDAAAAAAPAPGGAAVPTRPQQLPQENGNARRPGREYTIPSPLQRLLAEIVDFFILFFIKATIIISIMHLSGIKDVSKFAMHFIVDEIDEETSMEELQKMMLVALVYPIFVCFYEIVCIWGAGGATPGKFLIGLRVVTCDSSVLVQPNRVLVVPATDVSLSASTVRALSKNFSIAFFFPAFVTLLFFQHNRTVYDMVAGTIVVKRSRVR